One genomic region from Mytilus trossulus isolate FHL-02 chromosome 9, PNRI_Mtr1.1.1.hap1, whole genome shotgun sequence encodes:
- the LOC134684902 gene encoding uncharacterized protein LOC134684902 — translation MDNNHKLIKEIYTNLSHPAAYSSAQKIHQVLKNKGIKTPGLYKIRKWLQDQDDYSLQRPVRRNFKRVKVIVSSLNEQLDIDLLDMQSLSKYNNKVKYLLIAIDVFSRYAYVRTLKDKTGKHVEQNIADILTEVNPKKIRTDGGAEFSNRWIKQLFKRKHIYHHITLNEVHANYVERFNRTFKTMIFKYLNRQKTYKYIDVLQSLVVSYNSTPHRSLNNMAPKDVNKNNSADLWAYMYLKPKNTTTTTEKDQHQNSITNKRRRLYKYKIGQLVRISHQRKVFTRAYNEQWSYEVFKITRRFQMQGLPLYRLSDLLNFKIGGSFYQSELQTVNKNEDAVWEIEKVLRKRKHNRRMQLFVKWLGYPNRFNSWIDESDMQK, via the coding sequence ATGGATAACAACCATAAATTGATTAAGGAAATCTATACTAATCTTTCACACCCAGCAGCATACTCTAGTGCTCAGAAGATTCATCAAGTACTTAAAAACAAAGGAATTAAAACACCAGGActatacaaaataagaaaatggtTGCAAGATCAAGACGATTACAGCCTACAAAGACCTGTACGTCGAAATTTTAAGAGGGTCAAGGTAATAGTTTCATCTTTAAACGAGCAACTAGATATTGACCTTTTAGACATGCaatcattatcaaaatataataataaagtgaAATACTTGCTCATAGCCATTGATGTTTTTTCGCGGTATGCTTATGTAAGAACTTTAAAGGATAAAACAGGAAAACACGTTGAGCAGAATATTGCTGATATACTCACTGAGGTCAATCCTAAGAAAATTAGAACTGATGGAGGAGCTGAATTTTCTAATCGATggattaaacaattatttaaaaggaAACATATTTATCACCACATAACATTAAATGAGGTGCATGCTAACTATGTTGAGCGATTTAATAGAACATTCAAAACTatgatattcaaatatttaaatagacaaaagacatacaaatacaTAGATGTCCTTCAAAGTCTAGTTGTAAGCTATAACTCTACTCCACACCGCTCGCTGAACAATATGGCTCCAAAAGATGTGAATAAAAATAACAGCGCAGACTTATGGGCTTATATGTATCTCAAACCAAAGAATACAACAACTACAACTGAAAAAGACCAACATCAGAACTCAATCACAAACAAACGCAGAcgactttataaatataaaattggtCAGCTTGTTCGTATCTCACATCAGAGGAAAGTTTTTACTCGCGCCTACAATGAACAGTGGTCTTATGAAGTATTTAAAATAACCAGAAGATTTCAAATGCAGGGTTTGCCGCTATATCGACTTTCggatcttttaaattttaaaatcggTGGCAGCTTTTATCAAAGTGAATTACAGACAGTAAACAAGAATGAGGACGCTGTTTGGGAGATCGAAAAAGTTTTACGGAAGCGAAAACACAATAGACGAATGCAATTGTTTGTGAAGTGGCTAGGATATCCAAATCGTTTTAATTCTTGGATTGATGAGTCTGACATGCAAAAATAA